The window TGAACACCTACTAGCATGAAGTCATCCAGTAGGAAAAATAGCATCTAAAGATCTTTTAGTGAGAAAACTGCATCCTTATAAACGGAGCTAAAGGCGTGGCTTTGTACGCCAGTGACTCTCACAAGCAAATGTTACGGCCTATTAAATCTGGAGCCTCTCGTGTTCCACTTAATCACGTATTTAAGAAGAACAGAGATGTAACAATGCAAACAGTCATTAGTGGAGCTAGAATATTTTATGGGAGGGTGGGAGAGGGGCAGAAGACTTGGGAAGGGTAGAGAATGAGAACAGCAGTAGAAGGCCAAATCAAAGGatcaaaaatgcatgtttttgatCTTTTAGCCCTTTTAGCTGAGATGCTATTTCTaatgcttaaagtcccactccagctatgtatttttttaatgttttttttttttttatcataataatgcagtttttagccaaaatcaaaaagcctgtgttgttagctgtgctaatttcccatcagacATTTGGTTGGACTCTCTCTCGTTAGCTTACAgtacaggtgtcaaactcaatcgatcaaggggccaaaatccaaaacacaccttagatcgcaggATGAACAGAATaaccatttatttaacactctaaaactacattttcaaaactttaaaactgtaactttttaacataattatgaataataaaaaggcaggaatattattccagaataaatcaacttaaacattaaataacttttaatattttactctccaaaaaaaggtatattttgtcaaaattaaagaaattagaaataaactaaacgttaaaagataataataataattgaagtGTTGATTAAATATGTTATCAGCACAGGATAACATCGGACCGTTactaacaattatttaaaataatctggggggccggatctCACAagaaaaacggcgagcaatatcggcTATCCGGTTGTTGAGCCATATGgcagctcaggcgaggaaaatgaaaaccttaatggatctgtttgtctgcatcagaatggaagtGAAGAAGGGAAACATGGGAGCAGCTTTTTCAATCCGCTGGTCttcatctgatctgatctgatccaacacgacttgaataaagaaatactcagaaacgctgttttaatctgaaattatttttttatattatatatgttaaaaaacatgattttgattggagtgggtctttaaaaaagtttctttttctttgtcaatGATGATACTCATACTGGGATTCTGTTGTGTCAGAATCATGACTGCATCCTCTGAGTCGCTCATCGCTGCAATAATTTACCCCaaaacattcattcataaatgctcattctttctgttttcttttaactaattcaattttttttaaatacagttttatttaaaagggttCAAAAGCATCTTAACACCTCAAAAATTGTACAACCCATTGTCATATTTTAGGAGGTTTTCAAATCTAATAATTTATCACTTAAAGTAGAAAGGTTTAGTGACATCACAGTTAAAGAGGTGGAGCTTGTGTTTGAGCCCGCCCCTCCAAAAGCAGCTGCTGTAACCTAACACGGCcttcaaaaatacacaaaaactgaTCGAGTTTTagctattatatttttttcagggttcctacaagttATTTGGAGGGTAATTTCAGACTTTTATTACCTTTTTAAGGCCATGCATATCAAATTATGACCTATATTTCAGCTTATTtcctattttattaatttatttccaaCTGTAGCATCTTATCTTGTTGCTAGTGGTCTGTGCAGTGATACTTTACTGCACCTGTTTTTTTGTAGAGctctggtttaattttttttaaataatttcagatAAAATGATGTTGAAAGAACACATCGCAAACAGGTGCAACATCACCCGTGAAAGTGGATGCGACCAAGTTTTGGTTCACAATGCCACGTGTTGCACCTCTTACCCGGCTGTCCTCTTGCGCCTCCCACTCCGGGGTAAAACTGTGGACTTGGGTTCCCGGGGTACAGTTAGAGAACTGGAAGAGGCTGGCAAACATGCGGTGGTTCTCTGGGGTATCAGGGAAAATGGCGTCCTGGAAGTTCACTCCATGAGGAATCATGTTGTAGTTTTCATCCATCCTGTGAGACAGAAAGTGGGCAGAATTTGTTGATACAGTGATAAACACGGAGACTCTCTGTCCAAATCAGGACTCTGAAGGACCAAATAAAAACCAACTCTACACATAAACACTCAAAGAAAAAGATATTTGACATCTTACATCAAACGGAACAAAATTTacctaattttgtttaaatcatcCCATTCTCTCGTGGTCATCTTGTTTTAAATACTGtagtgaaaacatgttttatttctagatgttctttttaaaattgtaaatttggatTCATTTGTTTATCTTGTTTCCTCTGACTGACATCAGAAGTCTGCCTGTCGTGTGCAGAAACGTCATGTATGTAACATGGAGGTCATtctcaaagtttatttttggtttctggaaCAAATTCAAGGGGAAatagaaaagttgtattacctgcgataatgctagtgtgaatgctttttgctgaaagtagttgctgcaGAAgcgttttgctgaaaatggagacgcaattaactttaattgcaaaatgtaaaatttgctaaaagactagaaatttTGATAAAGAACTATGACAGAGTGCTTAAATTgaccaaaatttctgaaaatgttgtagtaaaattgcttaaaaaatctctaatacatgccaatgTTACAAAATTTGTGTTGCTTAAACatgagctaaattccaaattagcctaaaaaccccagcagataaaaaaattatccaaagatgttagcatgttgctaaaatattagctaaactttattatttttaattattataaaaatgtaaacgtagtccatgaatatatttaaaggcttgtagctaattttgaattttgcaaattttgaaatgtgaagactttctcattcatttcctgcggggcatattttgctcaatatttcaaaaactataaagtttatgaataccaaaattacaagcagtaatgtcctgaactaGCTCAacgttttaataccaagattgctgaaattgttgaaagtgtgcagaaaaacgtacaaaaaagagcaggagaatcactatggatgcttactaagcatttaCAGAACTAAAAATAGTATCATTAACGGTATCAGTTCTTCCAGCAGGAACACAAGATGGTTGGAACCTTTTTGGCTGAAATCCAGGTTGTAGTCATTTGTTTggactttattttattccacagtttaaaAGCATGAATGTAAGGCTGACAAATTATACTAAATTGGTTGTAGAttataatatacttttttttattacacccTATCTTAGAGTATATCATACTGTCTTTAATGTCCCCGAAAAAGAGTTGGTTAAATCTCCAATGGcttgaaataataataacccATTTGTCTCAAACAGATCAACCTCATGATCCTTGGACACATGTGGCTCCATCCATGATTGAATGGAGGAACTATTCTGGTCACGGGAGATGTTCTGGAGGCATTTTGGATCAGAAACCAAACTTTCTGTTGTGACCGTGATgagaaatgttctgtttttaacagtTAATGGAGCTTTGGGGAGTCGGTGTTGCTGAGcagccacaaaaacacagtttggaaAAGCTGACACATCTGTTTTATCTTTAGGAATCCCTCGAGATGCCTGCAAAAACCTGCAACATGTGGTTATTTAAATTAGAGGACGCTCTTTTGGGTCAAATTTGACATGAGAAAGGGCAGATCCAGCTTAAAGAACCACTCCGATCTGCTTTTGAGGTCTTTTAAAGCCATCCGagagtcttttaattatgattattccatTTATAGTCAAATTCAAGagactttttgttgtgttttgaacatagtttctgcagagcggagtagaaatttgcctctgagttgtgggcggaactgttggtgtagagcagggatctgcaacctgcggctcttttatctctccatggtggctctctggctgaagaaaaataaaatagtaatttttcaaaaatttggggattagctattattttagcagcaggctaacatttttggctgatttgttatttactggggttttaggctgatttagagtttaccttactattttagcaacagacaaacattttttactagtttagtttaatgaggaattttatgctaatttggggtttagctaataatttagcaacatgctaatgttttcggctaatttgttatacactgaagtttttttggaatattttggagtttagcttctattttagagacagactaacttttttgactagtttactgaggaattttaggctatttaggagttagTAATTGAGCagcgagctagctttttttttggctaatttggtttctaattaaattttctatgctaatttggagttagctaatattttagcaatatgcaaacatttttggctaattgttatctactggagcttttaggctaattaagagtttaacttttattttagcaacatgctaacatttttggctgatttaattatctgaggaattttatgctaatttggagttcaggtaGTAATTAGGcgacgagctagctttttggctaatttggcgtctgctgaaggtaaaaggtaaaacgtaaaaaaaaaacatttgagaaatgctagtttctttttatatttttgcttttgttcgtgccaaaaaaataggcataattcatatttattttacaaaaaaagaaggtcacgattgtaaatccaaatttcttaaaggctgaaGTAAGACTacacggctccttctaggttttgatcagtagaaaataagcccaaatggtgttttttttctgttaaaggttCCCGACCCCTGGTGTAGAGCAAGCCaaccccctcttcccatcactaTTTCTGAAAGCTCTTTGCAGCCCCTCTCAAAAATGccgaacaatattggagctatcccagctcggacgaggaaaacaaagacgttcatggatctatttgtctgcaggcggatgcatcagaatggagcagggagcttgtgaccatATTTCTACGTCACAGTTAAACTCTTTTTCCAAGGGCATTCGTTagtcatttattgaaaaaagaaatactcagaaaggcagttttaatcttaattttctctatgctaaaacacaattttcatcagattggGACATTAAAGAAAGGATGTAAGAAAGTCAGTTTTGcttaaaaagatgcaaaaacttAGATttgttcaacaaaaaaataaagatgaatcaTTATTTAGTTAactaagtattttttaaaagcataaagGTGGTTCCCCTCATAAATATAGTTCTACAGGTGTGCAGCCACACCTGGACAGTGATTCTTTTATGACCTCACTGTAGGATTCTCAGTCACCTGAGAAAGAAGTAGTAGTTGTTGTTGCTGGTGACGCTGTAGGAGACGCACGGCAGGTATCCCAGCCCGCTGACGTTGAACCTGGAGCCGGcggggacctccagcatgctgCCCCACGCCTGGTCGCACTGGAGCTCGATCTCGGCGGAGAAGAGCAGGTCGGTGTCGTGCTGCCACGGCAGGTAGTTGTAAACACTGTACGCCTCCTTGTGCAGAGCCAGCACTTTGGCAAAAACGATGATCTCCGCCAGCTCCGCGCGGCACGCTTCCGTCTGGGGTCTCCAGTCGTGGGGGAGCTGACACCCCCAGCTGTCCCCGGGGGAGACGGAGCTGAGCAGAAACGCCAAAACGATCCACATGATGATGGGACGCAGCGGAGGATCCGCTCCTGCGTCAAAGCGCACGCGGGGAGGTGGTGCTGATGGatgcaaacaaaacaagtcAGAATTTCAAAAACAGTCAGCAAACCCGCCACACCTACACTGCTTTTTACAGCATTTGTTCTCCAGCAggatctttttttgttggatgGTTCCACAGAACAAAGCAGCCACGGCCAGCGCGTGCACGCACTCCTTCAGCCACGAGTGGATCACGCAGAatccccagaaaaaaaaaaaaaaaatctaagtcaaatattattaaattaaaacagtttccTTTACACTGAAAATGTAAGTTAGTCTGGTTTCTgcgttttttaaataaacaaaaacgaacaaaaagttacattaatcTGTTCTTTAACTTTTACACAGGCATCACTGGCGCCATCTGGTGGTCAACTTTAGTTTAACCACACCAGTAAATGGTTTTCACAAAGGGTTGATAGATATACGCAACTCTGGACATGAcgtaaaaatatgacaaattgtTCCCCCaaattaatcatttgtggccacaattttCATATATTAGctataaatttgcattttattagcatttgatggctcaaatgagcatttttgtggtcacaaattaATATTAAGAGATGGTAGAATActgatttgtgcacacaaaatgcaaatttttacacacaaaatacttatttttgaacaagaaatgttaagttgtgcacaaaatgctagtAAACAGTGACCACAAAATGCTTagttgtgtgcacaaaatgctagtAAATTGTCACCACAAAAGGCTAAGTTGTGTGGTCAATATCCTactcaaccaaccaatcaatcaatgatTGGTATAGCATTTATAAAAGCAGGAACAGCATAGGTGCTaataatgaagtaaaaaaaaattactgaacaataaaatgaaataaaagatacAATAACAAGTTGTAATGCTTATAAAATGTCACCACAAAGGGataatttgtgtgcacacaaTGATATACAAAGAAAGCTAATTTGTGGCCATGAAAAAGACTGATAATGTTATTCATTTAAGGattcatttactttattttattaatatcatGTCACAGTTAAAGAGAAGTAATGGGAGGCCAGTGGTGCTGATGCAGGACAGGAGTGATGGGTGGAGGGGTCTGAGAGGATTCGGGCAGCTGAGATTTGAATTAGTTGAAGCATatggagtatttttttatattttgtatgtgtgtgaCTAATGCACACAATAAATGACAACATAAAGACATCAGGAAAGGTTAAAAATACTAAGAACTCAAGCATTACATGCAAAGAATGAAAATcagatcctcttttgatctattattaaataatttttacagtaattatgcagtttttaggcaaaatttaaaaaatgttgttttctaggacatgttttttgcagagcaacagcagttcattagaaattaacctctgaattatgggtgggactgttggcttGGAGTGAGCCTGCcctcccttcccatcatccagctgtttacatgctctttaacatgtttacatatcttacagcccctcacacccaacCTAActttaccagtgcaacaaaaatggccttcaatattggagctatccagccgtacaagTTTTGAGGCCGATACCAACTggaacgaggaaaacaaagatgtacatggatctatttgttttcaAGTGAAGGCATCAGAATGCAGATTTACTTCTTtccaacatcattttttttgtctgctcctgattcacatcgacttgaataaagaaatactcagaaataccgTTTGAAACTGTcctccgtcatgagaaaaatacctcaagaacatgtcaaaacacttttttctttaacaaaaacaaacaaaatattaaactcTGAAGTTTAAGCcttaatttgaaatatattgGGTCTTATAAAGTTTATtagaataaattattaaatgatttaaagaaaaataagtaaatgttggtcttaaaaatctttttggGGTGCACCAgctgagcagaggaggaaaCACATGCAGGTCACGTGACGAGCACtcgcatcttttttttttttttttttNNNNAAAACAAGAGCTCGTGCAGCCCTCAGAAGATGACGAAACTACAGTTTCTAAACGTCTTCTTGACTGAACGTCTAATGCTGGCTGCACAGGAGATTTACAAGTCAGTGGAGGACACGATCCTGGAGTATCAGGAGGAGATCGCGATCCGGGAGCGGGAGAACGACCATCTCCGACGGAGGCTCCGGGACGCTGGCATCGAGATATGGCCAGGTTAGCTAACGGTGCCGGGGGTCCAACCTCAGTCAAGTTGTATTAAAAGTTCGTTTCGATGGTGTTGGCGGCTTACGCGTCTTGAATCCTCATTAGTACCAGAGGGTCGAGCCGCTGGTTCCACTGTCAGGCTCGTGAGCCGAACCGCCCCGGTATGGagcggctagcatgtagcatgtaCCTTTGTTCATTAGCCCGGCAGCTAGCTGAACTCAAAACACAGTTTCTACAGAACCGAACCGCTTTTTCACGATTCACTTCACATTTGTGTT is drawn from Oryzias melastigma strain HK-1 linkage group LG5, ASM292280v2, whole genome shotgun sequence and contains these coding sequences:
- the ccdc3b gene encoding coiled-coil domain-containing protein 3, producing MWIVLAFLLSSVSPGDSWGCQLPHDWRPQTEACRAELAEIIVFAKVLALHKEAYSVYNYLPWQHDTDLLFSAEIELQCDQAWGSMLEVPAGSRFNVSGLGYLPCVSYSVTSNNNYYFFLRMDENYNMIPHGVNFQDAIFPDTPENHRMFASLFQFSNCTPGTQVHSFTPEWEAQEDSRLLCSTVQKALFEEEERVRTLSQKVRSLEKANGHLREKVKTLKRLLRQAQRDTTKEQQTVSLKQHYEPQGPHSHPDQDTTQEQKKTPLKRALSNKMKT